One Paenibacillus sp. FSL H7-0737 DNA segment encodes these proteins:
- a CDS encoding VOC family protein, with the protein MSTTLEVAIFLSMKGRAKEAIEFYKKHFNAEELLRVTYQQLAERDSSIQLTDENKDYITHSVLLIGKTKIMIAEDTMNTNEKYTVGNNTSLCIQSADLEEIERFYSSLITDERVKIIAPLSSNVFSKAYGIIEDAFGIQIQLMFDERLH; encoded by the coding sequence ATGAGTACAACATTAGAAGTAGCTATTTTCTTATCGATGAAGGGAAGAGCCAAGGAAGCTATAGAATTTTACAAAAAGCATTTTAATGCAGAGGAATTGTTACGTGTTACCTATCAACAACTAGCAGAACGTGACAGCTCCATACAGCTTACGGATGAAAATAAGGATTATATTACTCACTCTGTCCTGTTAATCGGAAAAACAAAAATAATGATAGCAGAAGATACAATGAATACGAATGAGAAATATACAGTGGGTAATAACACTTCATTATGTATTCAAAGTGCTGACCTAGAGGAAATTGAACGCTTCTATAGTAGCTTAATCACGGATGAGCGCGTGAAAATTATTGCTCCTTTATCTAGTAATGTGTTTAGTAAAGCCTACGGTATCATTGAAGATGCCTTTGGTATTCAAATTCAACTCATGTTTGATGAAAGATTACATTAA